In one Silene latifolia isolate original U9 population chromosome 10, ASM4854445v1, whole genome shotgun sequence genomic region, the following are encoded:
- the LOC141604795 gene encoding uncharacterized protein LOC141604795 encodes MSASNFCCIFQTTSSSSLQCTQFQPFSLPFPLFSSKFKTLSQTHHKIVNDNLTLVKSLQFHGEVEEIISPSLQEIEELVEEVSDFDDPDENFDDPDEISSVNDEEHEQKVAEMEEEDEEEENNRFKLRNGKEVLAEKAYLVGVEQKGVKVDSFGIEDSLDELAQLADTAGLQIVGCTHQKLAAPNPRTYIGSGKVAEIKSAIHALDVETVIFDDELSPGQLRNLEKAFGGDVRVCDRTALILDIFNQRAATHEAALQVALAQMEYQLPRLTRMWSHLERQSGGQVKGMGEKQIEVDKRILRDQIGVLKKELESVRRHRKLYRSRRVSVPIPVVSLVGYTNAGKSTLLNRLTGADVLAEDRLFATLDPTTRRVQMKNGKEFLLTDTVGFIQKLPTTLVAAFRATLEEIAESLLLVHVVDISHPLAEQQIDAVDKVLSELDVSSIPILTVWNKVDRVSDPEKIRAEVERRGDVVCVSAMTGDGLNDFCNAIQEKLKDSMVWVEALIPFDKGELLSSIHQIGMVEKTEYLENGTLVKAYVPLRLARQLTPMRQLCV; translated from the exons ATGAGTGCAAGCAATTTCTGCTGTATATTCCAAACAACATCATCTTCATCTCTACAATGCACTCAATTCCAACCATTTTCATTACCATTTCCTCTATTTTCTTCAAAGTTTAAAACTTTATCACAAACCCACCATAAGATTGTAAATGACAATCTTACCCTTGTAAAATCCCTTCAATTTCATGGTGAAGTTGAGGAGATTATCTCTCCTTCTCTTCAAGAAATTGAGGAATTAGTTGAAGAAGTGAGTGATTTTGATGACCCAGATGAGAATTTTGATGACCCAGATGAAATTTCTTCTGTTAATGATGAAGAACATGAACAAAAAGTTGCAGAAATGGAGGAGGAAGATGAAGAGGAAGAGAACAATAGGTTTAAGCTCAGAAATGGCAAAGAG GTTCTTGCTGAAAAAGCTTATCTTGTTGGTGTGGAACAAAAAGGCGTAAAAGTGGATTCTTTCGGAATAGAGGATTCCCTGGATGAGTTAGCTCAACTCGCTGACACTGCCGGGCTTCAGATTGTTGGCTGTACTCATCAAAA GCTTGCTGCTCCAAATCCAAGAACATATATTGGCTCTGGAAAAGTCGCCGAGATCAAAAGTGCAATTCATGCACTGGATGTTGAGACAGTGATATTTGATGACGAGCTTTCACCAGG ACAATTGCGTAATTTGGAGAAAGCTTTTGGCGGAGATGTTAGGGTCTGTGACCGAACAGCTTTGATTCTAGACATTTTCAACCAGAGAGCAGCAACACACGAAGCTGCTTTACAG GTTGCACTGGCTCAAATGGAATACCAATTACCGCGGTTAACAAGAATGTGGTCTCACTTGGAGCGGCAATCTGGAGGGCAGGTGAAAGGTATGGGTGAGAAACAGATTGAGGTGGACAAACGTATTCTTCGAGACCAA ATTGGAGTACTAAAAAAAGAGCTGGAATCTGTTAGACGGCATCGAAAACTTTATAGGAGTCGGCGTGTTTCCGTACCAATTCCTGTTGTATCTTTA GTAGGGTACACAAATGCTGGAAAGAGTACTTTGTTAAACCGTTTGACTGGAGCCGATGTTCTTGCTGAGGATCGATTGTTCGCTACACTTGATCCAACAACAAGAAGGGTTCAG atgaaaaatgggaaggagtTTTTGCTGACCGACACTGTTGGGTTTATTCAAAAACTACCTACTACGCTG GTTGCTGCCTTCAGAGCTACGCTGGAGGAAATAGCAGAGTCGTTACTTCTGGTGCATGTGGTGGATATAAG CCATCCTTTGGCGGAGCAACAGATAGATGCAGTGGATAAAGTTTTGTCGGAATTGGATGTTTCCTCAATACCAATATTGACAGTTTGGAACAAG GTTGATAGGGTAAGTGATCCAGAGAAAATTAGGGCTGAAGTAGAAAGACGAGGGGACGTTGTTTGTGTATCAGCTATGACTGGTGATGGACTAAATGACTTCTGCAATGCTATTCAGGAGAAGTTGAAG GATTCTATGGTATGGGTTGAGGCGCTCATTCCGTTTGACAAAGGAGAACTTCTCAGTAGCATCCATCAAATTGGGATGGTTGAAAAAACT GAATACTTGGAAAACGGGACACTCGTAAAAGCATATGTACCACTTCGCCTGGCTAGGCAACTTACTCCGATGAGGCAGTTATGTGTGTAA
- the LOC141604801 gene encoding peroxidase 9, with amino-acid sequence MATLKMFKALMVLLSILTITLANPGAGFGFGWGTGGGSSYDSLSLDFYDTSCPQANEIVLSVLESAIAEDPRMAASLLRLHFHDCFVKGCDGSVLLDDTSSFVSEKSANPNANSLRGFEVIDEIKAQIEEVCPETVSCADIVALAARGSTVLSGGPYWELPLGRRDSKAAYFKLANATLPAPIFTVQQLVQNFKSHGLDEVDLVALSGGHTIGMSKCSSFKKRLYNQNGKSQPDVSLERAFLTELKSTCPSSGGDNLLSPMDYATPRAFDNTYFKLVLGGRGLLFSDQQLFSGNFPNVAQMVKAFAQDEILFFNHFAKSMVKMGNLSPLLGSDGEVRKNCRLVNDN; translated from the exons ATGGCAACTTTAAAAATGTTCAAGGCTTTAATGGTGTTATTGTCTATACTCACAATCACCTTAGCAAATCCTGGTGCCGGGTTCGGGTTTGGCTGGGGTACCGGTGGTGGCTCGAGTTACGACTCTTTATCCTTAGACTTCTATGATACTTCATGTCCTCAGGCAAATGAGATTGTCTTGTCAGTCCTTGAGAGTGCCATTGCGGAAGACCCTCGTATGGCCGCCTCGTTGCTTAGGCTACATTTCCATGACTGCTTCGTCAAG gGGTGTGATGGTTCGGTATTACTAGATGATACATCTTCATTTGTGAGCGAGAAAAGTGCGAACCCAAACGCCAATTCCTTGAGAGGTTTTGAGGTGATCGACGAGATCAAAGCACAAATAGAAGAAGTGTGCCCTGAGACGGTCTCGTGTGCAGATATTGTGGCCTTAGCTGCACGAGGTTCCACCGTTCTG AGTGGAGGACCTTACTGGGAGCTACCATTAGGAAGAAGGGACTCAAAGGCAGCATACTTCAAGCTTGCTAACGCTACTCTTCCTGCTCCTATTTTCACTGTCCAACAGCTTGTTCAAAACTTCAAATCTCACGGTCTCGATGAAGTCGATCTTGTTGCTCTTTCAG GAGGACACACAATAGGAATGTCAAAATGTTCAAGCTTTAAGAAGAGACTATACAACCAAAATGGAAAAAGTCAGCCAGATGTAAGCCTAGAAAGAGCATTCTTAACTGAACTAAAGTCAACATGCCCTTCATCTGGAGGAGACAACCTCCTTTCTCCAATGGATTATGCAACACCAAGAGCCTTTGATAATACCTACTTCAAGCTTGTTTTAGGAGGAAGAGGACTTCTCTTTTCGGATCAACAACTTTTCTCCGGTAATTTTCCGAATGTTGCTCAAATGGTTAAGGCTTTTGCTCAAGATGAGATccttttctttaatcactttgcTAAATCTATGGTTAAGATGGGAAACTTGAGCCCACTCTTGGGGAGCGACGGGGAAGTTCGGAAGAATTGTCGTCTCGTTAATGATAATTAA